The following coding sequences lie in one Flavobacterium sediminis genomic window:
- a CDS encoding DUF2061 domain-containing protein, which translates to MSKVSPIRHITKAITWRIVGTLDTMLLSWFITANPWVGLKVGVAELITKMTLYYLHERIWYRVDLSRLGLNEDSRKRHLLKAMSWRIVGSIDTFILGWLISGDPFIGIKISIFEVVTKMILYYLHERVWYRIKFGIIKTVDDEY; encoded by the coding sequence ATGAGTAAAGTTTCGCCAATACGACATATTACAAAAGCAATTACATGGCGTATCGTGGGCACATTAGATACTATGCTGCTTTCGTGGTTTATCACTGCTAATCCGTGGGTAGGTTTAAAAGTAGGAGTTGCAGAACTCATTACTAAAATGACCTTGTATTATCTGCACGAACGGATATGGTATAGAGTAGATCTTAGCCGATTAGGACTGAATGAAGATAGTAGAAAAAGACATTTACTGAAAGCAATGTCTTGGAGAATAGTAGGTTCGATAGATACTTTTATATTAGGATGGCTGATCTCAGGAGATCCGTTTATCGGGATAAAGATTAGTATTTTTGAAGTGGTAACAAAAATGATACTGTATTACTTACATGAAAGAGTTTGGTATCGTATAAAATTTG
- the cysQ gene encoding 3'(2'),5'-bisphosphate nucleotidase CysQ, with protein sequence MMLNKNFEIAIQAAVKAGEKVNEIYNNFDGEVIVKEDDSPLTIADKESNEIIKNFLTATDIPIISEEIKNADYSLRKTWNTCWLVDPLDGTKEFIKRNGQFTVNIALIEQGRPVFGVIYVPVSKELYVGFVTEKESYYYKNVNAVFSLEDYMKNAVLLQPVSPLSEINVVCSNSHLNEETEQFIKELEKDFTKINKVNAGSSLKFCLVASGKAHVYPRLAPTMEWDTAAGQAICNAVGVKVINQETGKELQYNKENLLNPSFVVENE encoded by the coding sequence ATGATGTTGAATAAAAATTTTGAAATAGCGATACAAGCTGCTGTAAAAGCCGGAGAAAAAGTAAACGAGATCTATAATAATTTTGACGGAGAGGTTATTGTAAAAGAGGATGATTCTCCTTTAACTATCGCTGATAAAGAATCAAATGAGATCATAAAAAACTTTTTGACAGCAACGGATATTCCCATTATAAGTGAGGAAATCAAAAATGCAGATTATTCTTTGCGAAAAACTTGGAATACCTGTTGGTTAGTTGATCCGTTAGACGGGACAAAAGAGTTTATAAAAAGGAACGGACAATTTACAGTAAACATTGCATTGATTGAACAAGGACGCCCTGTTTTCGGAGTGATTTATGTGCCCGTTTCAAAAGAACTGTATGTAGGGTTCGTTACTGAAAAAGAAAGCTATTATTACAAGAATGTAAATGCAGTTTTTTCATTGGAAGATTATATGAAAAATGCAGTTCTATTACAACCGGTTTCTCCATTATCTGAAATTAATGTAGTATGCAGCAATTCACATTTGAATGAAGAAACGGAACAATTTATTAAAGAATTAGAGAAAGATTTTACGAAGATAAATAAAGTGAATGCCGGAAGCTCATTAAAATTTTGTCTGGTAGCAAGCGGTAAAGCACATGTTTATCCGCGATTAGCGCCAACGATGGAGTGGGATACAGCGGCCGGACAGGCAATTTGTAATGCAGTAGGAGTTAAGGTCATAAACCAAGAAACAGGTAAAGAACTACAGTATAATAAAGAAAATTTACTCAACCCGAGCTTTGTAGTAGAAAATGAGTAA
- a CDS encoding nucleotide sugar dehydrogenase, with protein MSTKIAIIGLGYVGLPLARLFATKYPVVGFDINQNRIKELRQGKDTTLEVEDDELQAVLKGKNDNANGLYCSDQLDDIKDCNYYIITVPTPVDKHNRPDLTPLYKASETVGKVLKANDVVIYESTVYPGVTEEECIPVLEKISGLKFNKDFFAGYSPERINPGDKEHTVEKILKVTSGSTPEIGQKVNNLYKSVITAGTHLAPTIKVAEAAKVIENSQRDINIAFVNELAKIFNLLDIDTHAVLEAAGTKWNFLPFKPGLVGGHCIGVDPYYLAQKAQEKGYHPEIILAGRRLNDSMGEYVASQVVKHMIKKGINVNNASVLLLGITFKENCPDVRNTKIVDVIQALEEYGMKVTTFDPWADPKEVQHEYSVESVKEKPEEQFDAVVLGVAHKEFRQMDLQQFCKTQSVIYDVKGVLSDNVDGRL; from the coding sequence ATGAGTACTAAAATAGCTATAATAGGCTTGGGATATGTTGGCTTACCTTTAGCAAGACTTTTTGCAACCAAATATCCGGTTGTTGGTTTTGATATCAATCAAAACAGGATCAAAGAATTGCGACAAGGGAAAGATACAACTTTAGAGGTTGAAGATGATGAACTGCAAGCCGTCTTGAAAGGGAAGAATGACAATGCTAACGGATTGTATTGTTCGGATCAGTTGGACGATATTAAAGATTGTAATTATTATATTATAACAGTACCTACTCCGGTAGATAAGCACAACAGACCTGATTTGACTCCGCTTTATAAAGCTAGTGAAACAGTAGGAAAAGTGTTGAAAGCCAATGATGTTGTGATTTATGAATCAACTGTTTATCCGGGAGTTACAGAGGAAGAATGTATTCCTGTATTGGAAAAAATATCAGGTTTAAAGTTCAATAAAGACTTTTTTGCAGGATATTCACCGGAAAGAATAAACCCGGGAGATAAAGAACATACCGTTGAAAAAATATTAAAAGTTACTTCCGGTTCAACGCCGGAAATCGGTCAGAAAGTAAACAATCTTTATAAGAGCGTCATTACAGCCGGAACGCATTTAGCACCGACAATAAAAGTTGCTGAAGCAGCAAAAGTTATCGAAAATTCGCAACGTGATATTAATATTGCTTTTGTGAATGAACTCGCTAAAATTTTTAATCTGTTAGATATCGATACACATGCAGTTTTAGAAGCAGCCGGAACTAAATGGAACTTCCTTCCGTTTAAACCCGGATTAGTAGGAGGGCATTGTATAGGTGTTGATCCTTACTATTTGGCACAAAAAGCGCAGGAGAAAGGATACCATCCCGAAATTATTCTGGCAGGAAGAAGGTTGAATGACAGTATGGGTGAGTATGTAGCATCACAGGTGGTAAAGCATATGATCAAGAAAGGAATTAATGTCAATAATGCTTCGGTATTGTTGTTGGGAATTACTTTTAAAGAAAACTGTCCCGATGTTCGCAATACTAAGATTGTAGATGTAATTCAGGCTTTGGAAGAATACGGAATGAAAGTAACTACTTTTGATCCTTGGGCAGATCCTAAAGAAGTACAGCACGAATATAGCGTTGAAAGTGTAAAAGAGAAACCGGAAGAACAGTTTGATGCTGTCGTATTAGGAGTGGCTCATAAAGAATTCAGACAGATGGATTTACAGCAATTTTGTAAAACGCAATCGGTTATTTATGATGTAAAAGGAGTTTTAAGTGATAACGTTGACGGTAGATTATAA
- a CDS encoding UDP-glucose 6-dehydrogenase, which yields MKISKICCIGAGYVGGPTMAVIAQKCPHIQVTVVDLNEARIAAWNDSDLSKLPVYEPGLADVVAEARGRNLFFSTEVDKAIDEAEMIFISVNTPTKTYGIGKGMAADLKYIELCARQIARVARDNKIVVEKSTLPVRTASAIKSILDHTGNGVQFQILSNPEFLAEGTAIDDLFAPDRVLIGGEDSAEGQKAVNALADVYANWVPKDKILTTNVWSSELSKLTANAFLAQRVSSINSISELCEKTGANVNEVGKAIGLDSRIGPKFLKASVGFGGSCFQKDILNLVYIAKSYGLNEVADYWEQVIIMNDHQKRRFAKNIITTLYNTVSGKKITFLGWAFKKDTNDTRESAAIYVADYLLNEQANIAVFDPKVEEQQILTDLDYLDTRSSEENKSGVDVTADPYQACKDSHAVAVLTEWDEFKTYDWQKIYDNMLKPAFVFDGRNILNKEELQKIGFIYKAIGS from the coding sequence ATGAAAATATCTAAGATTTGTTGTATTGGCGCAGGATATGTAGGGGGACCTACTATGGCGGTAATAGCGCAAAAATGCCCTCATATTCAAGTTACAGTTGTTGATTTAAATGAAGCCAGAATAGCAGCCTGGAATGATAGTGATTTGTCTAAATTACCGGTTTACGAACCGGGGTTAGCAGATGTGGTAGCTGAGGCAAGAGGGAGAAATTTGTTCTTTTCAACAGAAGTAGATAAAGCCATCGATGAAGCTGAAATGATTTTTATATCGGTAAATACGCCAACAAAAACCTATGGAATCGGTAAAGGGATGGCGGCTGATTTGAAATATATCGAATTGTGTGCCCGTCAAATAGCACGTGTAGCAAGAGATAATAAAATTGTAGTTGAAAAATCTACGTTGCCGGTAAGAACGGCAAGTGCTATAAAAAGTATTTTAGATCATACCGGAAACGGAGTGCAATTTCAAATTTTGTCAAACCCTGAGTTCTTAGCGGAAGGAACAGCTATAGATGACCTGTTTGCTCCGGACAGAGTTTTGATCGGAGGGGAAGATTCGGCTGAAGGTCAAAAAGCAGTAAATGCTTTAGCAGATGTTTACGCGAATTGGGTTCCGAAAGATAAAATTCTGACAACCAATGTATGGTCTTCTGAGCTTTCAAAACTAACGGCTAATGCTTTCTTGGCACAGCGTGTGTCTTCGATCAATTCCATTAGTGAATTATGTGAAAAAACAGGAGCTAATGTAAATGAAGTAGGTAAGGCAATAGGATTAGATTCCAGAATTGGTCCTAAATTTTTAAAAGCATCTGTCGGTTTCGGAGGTTCATGTTTTCAGAAAGACATCCTAAATCTGGTTTATATCGCTAAAAGCTATGGTTTGAACGAAGTGGCTGATTATTGGGAACAAGTGATTATCATGAACGATCACCAGAAAAGAAGGTTCGCAAAAAATATTATTACTACTTTATACAATACGGTTTCAGGCAAAAAAATCACATTTTTAGGTTGGGCCTTCAAAAAGGATACAAATGACACACGTGAGTCAGCTGCAATCTATGTAGCAGATTACCTTTTGAACGAACAAGCAAATATTGCTGTTTTTGATCCGAAGGTAGAAGAACAACAAATTCTGACAGATCTGGATTATTTAGATACACGCAGTTCTGAAGAAAATAAAAGTGGAGTTGATGTAACAGCTGATCCATATCAGGCATGTAAAGATTCTCATGCTGTAGCAGTATTAACAGAATGGGATGAATTTAAAACATACGATTGGCAAAAGATATATGACAATATGCTAAAACCGGCATTTGTTTTTGATGGTAGAAATATTCTGAATAAAGAAGAATTACAAAAAATAGGTTTTATTTATAAAGCTATCGGTTCATAA
- a CDS encoding SDR family oxidoreductase — protein MVEKIKILITGGAGFIGSNLCEYFLAKDYKVVCLDNFSTGKRENLHNFFSNPDFELIEGDIRDLQTCHDAVQGVSYVLHQAALGSVPRSIKDPITTNEVNISGFLNMLVASRDAKVKRFVYAASSSTYGDSESLPKTEDKIGKPLSPYAVTKYVNELYADVFAKTYGMEVIGLRYFNVFGRRQDPNGAYAAVIPKFVMQLMQHESPVINGDGTFSRDFTYIDNVIQMNELAMLTQNEEALNTVYNTAFGERTTLNDLVTMLKDELITFDPEIGKVEISYGPNRLGDIPHSLASIDKAKKYLNYNPRFSMKSGLKEAVTWYWENLKK, from the coding sequence AAAAAATTAAAATTCTAATAACAGGAGGAGCCGGTTTTATCGGTTCAAATCTTTGCGAATATTTTCTGGCTAAAGACTATAAAGTCGTTTGTCTGGATAATTTCAGTACAGGAAAGAGAGAAAATTTGCATAACTTTTTTTCTAACCCGGATTTTGAATTGATAGAAGGTGATATTCGTGACTTACAAACCTGTCATGATGCCGTACAAGGAGTTTCTTATGTTTTACATCAGGCAGCTCTGGGAAGCGTTCCGCGTTCAATTAAGGATCCTATTACTACAAATGAGGTTAATATCTCCGGTTTCCTTAACATGTTAGTGGCATCCCGGGATGCTAAGGTCAAAAGATTTGTGTATGCTGCGAGTTCATCTACATATGGGGACTCGGAATCTTTGCCTAAAACAGAAGATAAAATAGGGAAACCACTATCTCCTTATGCGGTTACTAAATACGTGAACGAGTTGTATGCAGATGTCTTTGCCAAAACCTATGGAATGGAAGTAATTGGCTTGCGCTATTTTAATGTTTTTGGACGACGACAAGATCCGAATGGTGCCTATGCTGCGGTTATCCCGAAATTTGTGATGCAATTAATGCAGCATGAATCCCCTGTAATTAACGGAGACGGTACTTTTTCAAGGGATTTTACATATATAGACAATGTCATTCAGATGAACGAACTGGCAATGTTGACACAAAATGAAGAAGCTTTGAATACAGTATATAATACAGCCTTTGGAGAACGAACTACTCTTAATGATTTGGTTACGATGCTAAAGGATGAATTGATTACATTTGATCCCGAAATAGGAAAAGTTGAAATTAGTTACGGACCTAATAGATTAGGAGATATTCCGCATTCTTTAGCTAGTATTGATAAAGCAAAAAAATATCTGAATTATAACCCCCGATTTTCCATGAAATCAGGACTGAAAGAAGCAGTTACATGGTATTGGGAAAATCTAAAAAAATAA